The following proteins come from a genomic window of Chanos chanos chromosome 15, fChaCha1.1, whole genome shotgun sequence:
- the umodl1 gene encoding uromodulin-like 1 codes for MDWVIFACLVSLFHGFGEGHNTLYNGYDLSLSGYHLCEGVEPMLTSSVISYKTPYTQRRSCGGWLPWRTCEVTLYKIAYRTEVSVTEKQVTRCCSGFVQVGSYCALPLNRSAEFTAKPGLCPTHDMVDMSSCTSECEWDTDCPGLQKCCQINGVFRCSNALPSIDRGSCFNLTITLKMEYQHLVAMDSGILNHTRLLHSVVTGALISSVISVHHVESWPAGVFTTSSSLLIGSPTTLTLSDLSSKLHLLIERVEEVTAVNVEDVDECASAELNSCPPHSDCVNTEGSYTCTCLPGFTDQNTSLPGLLCQDEIPSITNLASFNVTGSSFCLSWTVQSQSGHTFQVVVQQGSALLNTFETTRSSLEISQLQPGVLYTVCITPSDRCGNQGITAELRVRTAAQTLAASARLTNVVFNDSMQNPESEEFKQLSWMIQNEIRLSLPPDIQQLVDSGQVRVEITRLSRGSVVVDFRIVFMPTSTQNTMSVSAALMGSLLNSTRLSVDRNITIQDLNECSLNDTDCSRWADCVNTMGSYTCVCRDGFTDSNPSVPGRVCTGPLTSPMTGSATSMTNTTSNTVNNSPTSTFANPLTSATINALTSAVSDSTTNTINSTLSNAVTIVLNNSVGNDTINSMTDAVTNTTAVTSTVTAALESTNRETTIPLTSNVTTVTIPEMANMTTASVTNTATAPEMTNRTAALVTTTATAPEMTNRTAALVTTTATSISTTAPLISHAEAIAVECRAGSIAVTVTREFLTAKQITEACLYLGQPECGVRGGNTTHVLLTVAWDECGTVLIHNETHNFAQVTLYNNMSMLASAPTVRLQVPIICTYRNSIIISTGYSPSGPSDMIKDVVAGSGTFHVTVRLLNGTTPLPQNYTLSPEEEVVVEVAVNSTLSQIKMVINKCWATSTNDPLEPTNYVFLENSCPVPNAFTTVLQNGNSSRSLLSVRIFSFVDLSVIYLHCQIQICIESAVATCLPVSSPKLDFVVNKETADGLNTVGAILLGLGLCLFCAVGIAGLLYHRRKIGTYNFRINPKQENFTYNVFET; via the exons ATGGATTGGGTCATTTTTGCCTGTTTAGTGTCACTGTTCCATGGTTTTGGTGAGGGACATAACACGTTGTATAACG gttatgatctgtctctgtcaggcTACCATTTATGTGAGGGTGTTGAGCCAATGCTTACAAGTTCTGTCATTTCATATAAAACCCCCTACACCCAGAGAAGATCTTGTGGGGGGTGGTTGCCCTGGAGAACGTGTGAAGTCACCCTTTACAAAATTGCTTATCGGACTGAGGTCAGCGTGACTGAAAAACAGGTCACCAGATGCTGCAGTGGTTTCGTCCAAGTGGGCAGTTACTGTGCTTTGC CCCTCAATAGGAGTGCTGAGTTCACAGCAAAACCAGGCCTCTGCCCTACACATGACATGGTGGACATGTCTTCCTGTACTTCTGAATGTGAATGGGACACTGATTGCCCAGGACTGCAGAAATGTTGCCAGATTAACGGAGTTTTCCGCTGTTCTAATGCTTTACCATCTA TTGACAGAGGCTCGTGCTTTAACCTGACCATCACGTTAAAGATGGAATACCAGCATCTAGTGGCTATGGACAGTGGTATCCTAAACCACACCAGGTTGTTACACTCTGTG gtaaCAGGGGCTTTGATCTCTTCTGTCATTTCCGTCCACCATGTTGAGTCATGGCCTGCAGGAGTATTCACTACATCTTCCTCCCTCCTCATTGGCTCACCTACAACACTCACCCTTTCTGATTTGTCCTCTAAGCTCCACCTCCTCATCGAACGCGTCGAAGAGGTGACAGCTGTGAATGTGGAAG atgtggatgaatgtgCCTCTGCTGAACTCAACAGCTGTCCCCCTCACTCAGACTGTGTGAACACAGAGGGCTCCTACACCTGTACTTGCCTGCCTGGGTTCACGGACCAAAACACCAGCCTCCCGGGGCTCCTCTGCCAAG atgAAATACCTTCAATCACCAATCTAGCGTCCTTTAATGTCACTGGTTCCTCCTTCTGTTTGTCGTGGACTGTCCAATCCCAGAGCGGGCACACGTTCCAGGTGGTGGTGCAGCAGGGGTCTGCTTTGCTGAACACCTTTGAGACAACACGTAGCTCTTTGGAGATATCACAGCTGCAGCCAGGTGTTCTCTACACAGTCTGCATCACTCCATCTGACCGCTGTGGAAATCAGGGAATCACTGCCGAGTTACGTGTGAGGACAG CCGCACAAACGCTAGCAGCATCTGCCCGCTTGACCAACGTGGTATTCAACGATTCAATGCAAAATCCTGAAAGTGAAGAGTTCAAGCAACTCTCCTGGATGATTCAGAATGAG ATCCGGCTGTCCCTTCCTCCAGACATCCAACAGTTAGTCGACTCCGGGCAAGTTCGGGTGGAGATCACAAGGCTGTCCCGTGGCAGCGTGGTGGTGGACTTCCGCATTGTCTTCATGCCCACCAGCACACAGAACACCATGAGTGTCTCTGCTGCTCTAATGGGCTCTCTGCTAAACAGCACCAGACTCAGCGTGGACAGAAACATCACTATACAGG ATCTGAATGAGTGTTCGCTGAACGACACTGATTGTTCTCGGTGGGCAGACTGTGTAAACACCATGGGCTCCTACACCTGTGTGTGCAGGGACGGCTTCACGGACTCCAACCCAAGCGTGCCGGGACGCGTATGCACAG GCCCACTGACTAGTCCAATGACAGGATCCGCCACATCCATGACTAATACTACAAGCAACACTGTGAACAATTCTCCAACCAGCACTTTCGCTAACCCTTTGACCAGTGCCACAATCAACGCTCTGACCAGTGCTGTTAGTGACTCTACGACCAACACTATAAACAGCACCCTGTCTAACGCTGTAACCATCGTCCTAAACAACTCTGTTGGCAATGATACGATCAACTCAATGACTGACGCTGTGACAAACACTACAGCTGTGACCAGCACTGTTACCGCTGCACTGGAGAGTACTAACAGAGAAACAACCATACCACTGACCTCAAATGTAACCACGGTAACCATTCCGGAGATGGCAAACATGACCACAGCATCAGTGACTAACACAGCAACCGCTCCTGAGATGACGAACAGGACCGCAGCTTTAGTGACAACCACAGCAACCGCTCCTGAGATGACAAACAGGACCGCAGCTTTAGTGACAACCACAGCCACATCCATTTCCACCACGGCTCCGCTCATCTCACACGCAGAGGCCATTGCTGTGGAGTGCAGGGCTGGTTCAATCGCAGTCACAGTAACTAGGGAGTTCTtaactgcaaaacaaattacagaggCTTGTCTCTACCTGGGCCAGCCAGAGTGTGGAGTCCGAGGTGGAAACACCACCCATGTTCTACTAACTGTGGCTTGGGATGAGTGTGGCACTGTTCTCATACAT AATGAGACTCATAACTTTGCTCAGGTGACACTCTATAACAACATGAGTATGTTAGCGAGTGCGCCAACAGTGCGTCTGCAGGTGCCCATCATTTGCACCTACCGGAACAGCATCATCATCTCCACGGGATACTCTCCCTCGGG aCCTTCTGATATGATAAAAGATGTGGTGGCGGGATCCGGGACGTTTCACGTCACCGTTCGGCTGCTAAATGGAACAACGCCTCTGCCACAAAACTACACCCTCTCTCCTGAGGAGGAGGTTGTGGTGGAGGTGGCAGTGAACTCCACCTTGTCGCAAATCAAAATGGTCATCAACAAGTGCTGGGCAACTTCCACCAATGACCCCCTGGAACCAACTAATTATGTGTTCTTGGAAAATag CTGTCCAGTACCAAACGCTTTCACAACAGTTTTACAGAACGGAAACTCCTCTAGATCACTTCTCTCAGTGCGAATCTTTTCCTTTGTTGATCTGAGTGTCATCTACCTTCACTGTCAGATCCAGATCTGTATTGAGTCCGCCGTGGCCACTTGCTTGCCCGTGAGTTCGCCGAAACTAGACTTCG TGGTTAACAAAGAGACGGCGGATGGCCTCAACACTGTGGGCGCCATCCTCCTGGGACTGGGCCTTTGTCTCTTCTGCGCTGTTGGCATTGCGGGACTACTCTATCACAGACGGAAGATCGGAACCTATAACTTCAGGATCAATCCCAAACAGGAGAACTTCACCTATAATGTTTTTGAGACATGA